The genomic window CAAGACCCACTGTGCGTGTCTGCAGACACAATGCCTCGGGTCCCGGGATCCCAGGGCTGTGTGTGCACGCCCGTGTGGCTGGGTGTGCACGTGAGTGTTTCTCACAGGCCAGGTGATGGTCGGGGGGCTCCCGGGGAGAAGGGGCTCAGCTGGCAGCCACCCCCAAGGAAGGGCATGGGATGTACCCCACAACCTCAAaggcctcctcctgccccctcgTCTTGACCAGGTCATATTTGGTCAAAGCCAGCCTCCATGTCCCACCACAAAGCTGGAgtggaaagttaaaaataaggaccccccccacccccaaaaaggaaaagggaaaccaCCCAGAAAGGCAAGAGTGGGGGGCTCAAGGGAGAGGGTTTGGGCCCTCCCATTCTCCTTTGGTTCCTGCGACCAGCTGCTGCGTCTCTAGAGAACGGTGAGGGAAGCATCCAAGAACAGGAGGCCCGGTCTCCAGCCTGGCCCGGAGAGGACCCCCTGACGGGCAGGGCAATGCCAGgccgccccagccccgcccccaaaGCAGACCACCGAGCCTTTCTGTAAATGTCAGGCGCAGAGAAAGGGGGCGAGGTGGCGGGAAAGTGGTGGGAAAGCGTCGGGATCTtgccccctgctcctgttccatatttttttaaataaaataattaccctgcccccaacccctccccatcTCTGGAAGTCCCCACCCCAAGCCCAAAAGCAAACAGTTTAGGAAGAGTAAAAATGATGACTCAGAACTTCCCGCCGCGATCCCGGAAGAAACCCTCAGCCGCCTGGGCCTCGCGGAAGGTGACCGTGACGGAGTTGGCGGTGATATCGGTCACTGTCACTTCACTTGGGGGGAGCACAGGAGTCCAAGGAGGGGGGCCCTCGGCCAGGTCTCCATCTGCGGCAGGCACGGGAGAAAGATGGGGCTGAGGACGGCCCTGATCGCAGCCCTGGGAGGGCGGGAGCAGGAAGTGGGGGCAGCATGCAGACCCCTGCCCGCCCAGCTCTGGGCCTGGCTCAAGGCTGGACCCCCAGGAGGAGGTCACTGCATTTGTCTTCCCTGCCTATGACCACCGCAGCAGGGTCACAGGAAGGGCCAGGGCGGTGCCAGCGCCCCACAGGCTAGGTGGCCTTGGGAGCGCCCTGGGCCCTCTCTGGGCATGGCAGCAGCTGGACCTGCCGACTCCAGGGACCTCCCCAGCTCTCAGGGGCTCCGGGCGGGGGCGAGGGGCCACCTTACCCTCCTCCTCAGGGGGCTGTTCAGCAGGCTCCCACTCGCTGGCCGCCTGCAGGACGTCCGGGGCTGCTGGCTCCTGCAGGAAGAGCTCCCGTGGATGGCTGTGACTCTCCAGGTCAGGCCCGCGGGGCGGGAACTTCTTGCGTGAGAGCCGCAGGTACTTGTGGGCCTTGCGCGGCTTGCGGAGCGGGAAGGGCAGGGCGGGCACCAAGGGGCCCTTGTCCACCAGCTCGGGCGCCCCTGCCTTGACCACCCCCTCAGGGCTCCCGCTGCCGAGTGGGCAcgtcagggagaagcagagcttctccttgcccttggccttgtgggaGCTCCGCAGGTCCATGCTGTACAGCCGCTGCGGGGGCAAGCCAGGGCACGGCGGGtcagccctgccctccccgccGCTGCCgcgcctttgctcatgctgttcctCCCGCCTGGAGTGCCCTTCCCTGTGTTCCGTGGCCCGGAGCCAGCCATTACCCCAGCCCCACCAACCCCGCCCAGAA from Mustela lutreola isolate mMusLut2 chromosome 8, mMusLut2.pri, whole genome shotgun sequence includes these protein-coding regions:
- the CBX7 gene encoding chromobox protein homolog 7 isoform X1, producing the protein MELSAIGEQVFAVESIRKKRVRKGKVEYLVKWKGWPPKYSTWEPEEHILDPRLVMAYEEKEERDRASGYRKRGPKPKRLLLQRLYSMDLRSSHKAKGKEKLCFSLTCPLGSGSPEGVVKAGAPELVDKGPLVPALPFPLRKPRKAHKYLRLSRKKFPPRGPDLESHSHPRELFLQEPAAPDVLQAASEWEPAEQPPEEEDGDLAEGPPPWTPVLPPSEVTVTDITANSVTVTFREAQAAEGFFRDRGGKF
- the CBX7 gene encoding chromobox protein homolog 7 isoform X2; this translates as MELSAIGEQVFAVESIRKKRVRKGKVEYLVKWKGWPPKEERDRASGYRKRGPKPKRLLLQRLYSMDLRSSHKAKGKEKLCFSLTCPLGSGSPEGVVKAGAPELVDKGPLVPALPFPLRKPRKAHKYLRLSRKKFPPRGPDLESHSHPRELFLQEPAAPDVLQAASEWEPAEQPPEEEDGDLAEGPPPWTPVLPPSEVTVTDITANSVTVTFREAQAAEGFFRDRGGKF